In Silene latifolia isolate original U9 population chromosome X, ASM4854445v1, whole genome shotgun sequence, the following proteins share a genomic window:
- the LOC141622919 gene encoding phosphoribosylamine--glycine ligase-like produces MASLVAPMFCSEVYIGRCYSWKQVSREKIMMFGPRMKSSGFKVSCGFSNLSMCYSMKKNNGRSFSIESDAWIGGGFGVGGERYSGLDSWMMGGRNGGGRESFVVSCIANDGVSEEEKVSVLVIGGGGREHALCYVLQRSPSSSTVYCAPGNVGISSSGDAICLQDIDPSDSSAVISFCQKQGIGLVVVGPEGPLVSGLANDLAKAGIPTFGPSSEAAALEGSKDFMKNLCYKYGIPTAKYQTFTDATAAKQYISDQGAPIVVKADGLAAGKGVVVAMSVDEAYEAVDSMLVNSVFGMAGSRIIVEEFLEGEEASFFALVDGENAVPLESAQDHKRVGDGDTGPNTGGMGAYSPAPVLTKELENLVMKSIIIPTVQGMAAEGCKFVGVLYAGLMIEKKSGLPKLIEYNVRFGDPECQVLMMRLESDLVQLLLAASTGKLKGVSLDWSRGSAMVVVMASDGYPGSYKKGTVISNIEEAEKAAPSVKIFHAGTALDSEGNLVAVGGRVLGVTAKGDDLQEARDRAYQAVESVKWPEGFYRRDIGWRALP; encoded by the exons ATGGCGTCATTGGTAGCTCCAATGTTTTGTTCTGAGGTTTATATTGGACGTTGTTATTCATGGAAGCAAGTTTCAAGAGAAAAGATTATGATGTTTGGACCTAGGATGAAATCCAGTGGATTTAAAGTGTCTTGTGGGTTTAGTAACTTGTCGATGTGTTATTCGATGAAGAAAAACAATGGTAGAAGTTTTAGCATCGAAAGCGATGCTTGGATTGGTGGTGGTTTTGGTGTCGGAGGAGAGCGGTATTCTGGTTTGGATAGTTGGATGATGGGCGGAAGGAATGGAGGTGGACGGGAGTCGTTTGTTGTCTCGTGCATTGCCAATGATGGGGTTAGCGAAG AAGAGAAGGTGAGTGTGTTGGTCATCGGTGGAGGAGGGAGAGAACATGCACTTTGCTATGTCTTGCAACGATCACCATCCTCTAGTACCGTCTATTGTGCACCTGGCAACGTGGGGATTTCCAGTTCAGGAGATGCAATTTGCCTTCAAGACATTGACCCTTCTGACAGTTCCGCTGTCATCTCTTTCTGTCAGAAGCAAGGAATTGGATTGGTTGTGGTGGGACCAGAGGGGCCGCTTGTTTCTGGTCTTGCAAATGACCTTGCAAAGGCTGGTATTCCAACTTTTGGCCCTTCATCAGAAGCCGCTGCTCTGGAGGGCTCCAAAGATTTCATGAAAAACTTGTGTTACAAGTATGGCATTCCCACAGCTAAG TATCAAACTTTTACCGATGCAACTGCTGCCAAACAGTATATCAGTGATCAAGGAGCGCCTATTGTCGTTAAGGCTGATGGTTTAGCTGCTGGGAAAGGAGTTGTTGTTGCTATGTCAGTGGATGAGGCTTATGAAGCTGTTGATTCAATGCTTGTAAATAGTGTTTTCGGTATGGCAGGTAGCCGTATTATTGTTGAAGAATTCTTGGAAGGAGAGGAAGCTTCCTTTTTTGCCTTGGTAGATGGCGAGAATGCGGTACCTTTAGAATCTGCTCAGGATCATAAACGTGTTGGGGACGGTGACACGGGGCCCAACACAGGAGGAATGGGTGCTTACTCACCAGCCCCTGTTTTGACAAAAGAGCTTGAGAATTTAGTGATGAAATCCATAATTATTCCCACTGTCCAGGGGATGGCAGCGGAAGGTTGCAAGTTTGTCGGGGTGCTATATGCTGGGCTTATGATTGAAAAGAAATCCGGATTACCGAAACTTATTGAGTATAATGTCCGGTTTGGAGATCCTGAATGCCAG GTTTTGATGATGCGGTTGGAGTCAGATTTGGTTCAACTCCTCTTAGCTGCTTCTACAGGTAAACTTAAAGGAGTATCATTAGATTGGTCTCGAGGATCTGCGATGGTGGTGGTCATGGCAAGTGATGGATATCCTGGAAGTTATAAGAAGGGAACTGTCATTTCCAACATAGAAGAAGCAGAAAAAGCTGCTCCATCTGTCAAAATATTCCATGCGGGTACTGCATTGGACTCCGAAGGAAATTTGGTTGCGGTTGGGGGTCGAGTTCTTGGGGTTACTGCCAAGGGAGATGACCTTCAAGAGGCAAGGGACAGGGCCTACCAAGCGGTTGAGAGTGTTAAATGGCCAGAAGGGTTTTATCGTCGTGATATTGGTTGGAGAGCCCTCCCGTAG
- the LOC141622920 gene encoding methylsterol monooxygenase 2-2-like, whose translation MASLLESGWQYLISNFSDFQLSCIGSFILHESVFFLSGLPFILLERLGYFSKYKIQAKVNTLEAQGKCITRLLLYHFCVNLPVMLLSYPVFRSMGMRSSLPLPSWKEVVSQIIFYFILEDFVFYWGHRILHTKWLYQHVHSIHHEYATPFGLTSEYAHPAEILFLGFATIVGPAITGPHLFTLWLWMVVRVLETVEAHCGYHFPWSPSNFLPLYGGSDFHDYHHRLLYTKSGNYSSTFVYMDWIFGTDTGYRKLKALKIAEAEAEAEGKQM comes from the exons ATGGCGTCGCTTCTCGAATCTGGTTGGCAG TACTTGATCAGCAATTTCAGTGACTTCCAGTTATCGTGTATTGGAAGTTTCATCCTTCACGAAAGTGTTTTTTTCCTATCAGGACTCCCTTTCATACTCCTGGAGAGGCTAGGATATTTTAGCAAGTACAAGATTCAG GCTAAAGTAAACACTCTTGAGGCACAAGGGAAATGCATAACGCGCTTGTTGTTGTACCATTTTTGTGTTAATTTGCCAGTGATGCTGTTGTCTTATCCTGTCTTCAGATCTATGGGGATGCGTAGTAGTCTTCCACTTCCGTCCTG GAAAGAAGTGGTGTCTCAGATAATATTTTATTTCATCCTTGAAGATTTTGTCTTTTATTGGGGTCACAGGATACTACATACAAAGTGGTTATACCAGCATGTCCATAGCATCCACCATGA GTACGCAACACCATTTGGTCTGACTTCAGAATATGCTCACCCCGCTGAAATACTATTCCTTGGCTTTGCTACAATTGTTGGGCCTGCCATCACAGGTCCCCATTTGTTTACTCTCTGGCTTTGGATGGTTGTTAGAGTCCTCGAGACTGTCGAGGCACATTGTGGATATCACTTTCCTTGGAGCCCGTCAAATTTCCTTCCTTTATATGGAGG TTCTGACTTTCACGACTATCATCACCGGTTATTGTATACGAAGTCTGGGAACTACTCATCAACATTCGTATATATGGACTG GATATTCGGCACTGACACAGGATACAGAAAACTAAAGGCGCTGAAGATTGCTGAAGCCGAAGCCGAAGCCGAGGGCAAACAGATGTAG
- the LOC141622922 gene encoding pentatricopeptide repeat-containing protein CRR2, chloroplastic-like, with amino-acid sequence MWVFQSPQIIQSSIFFPSIIPKFNPKICSFSRQKNSISVRSSISTVNDSSKNPVIQSLCQKGNLKEALNVLSLELYPTQRSYELLIRCCSLRKAVSEAVVVHRHLVDNGFGEDSFLGTKLIDMYSELGCIEYARQVFDGMTRRSIYVWNAILRALVLAGYGVEALSIYREMNRIRAPCDRFTYTYALKACVVSESVSLLLEKGKEIHGRILRDGYETHVHIMTTLLDMYARYGDVTYASRVFYAMQEKNVVSWSAMIACYAKNGMPFEALNLFHEMIDGVSDFSPNSVTMVNVVQACSALAALNLGKMLHCYILRHNLNSILPVSSALVTAYARCGKLDLAQKVFDQMDKRDVVSWNSLISSYGIHGLGHQAVQVFEEMISQGIKPTPISFVSVLGACSHAGLIDVGKRLFDSMSKQHGISPSVEHYACMVDLLGRANKLDEAAKIIYDMRDEPGPEVWGSLLGSCRIHCNVELAERASSQLFDLEPTNAGNYALLAYIYSEAKMWDQVKRVKKLLEARGLQKVSGQSWIEVRRKIYAFMSVDELNPKIEQLHALLVELSGEVKQLGYIPQTKVVLYDLEEEEKERILLGHSEKLAVAFGLINTKKGETIRITNNLRLCEDCHTMTKFITKFAGRDIMVRDVNRIHHFHDGVCSCKDYW; translated from the coding sequence ATGTGGGTATTTCAATCTCCCCAAATCATTCAATCTTCAATATTTTTTCCATCAATTATACCTAAATTCAACCCGAAAATTTGCAGTTTTTCACGGCAAAAGAACAGCATTTCTGTACGTTCTTCAATCAGCACTGTAAATGATAGCAGTAAAAACCCGGTAATTCAATCGCTTTGTCAAAAGGGTAATCTTAAAGAAGCCCTTAATGTTCTATCTTTAGAATTATACCCGACACAGCGAAGTTACGAGCTTTTAATCCGTTGTTGTTCGCTCCGAAAAGCGGTTTCTGAGGCTGTTGTTGTTCATCGTCATCTTGTCGATAATGGGTTTGGTGAAGATTCGTTTTTGGGGACTAAATTGATTGATATGTATTCGGAATTAGGGTGTATTGAGTATGCGCGCCAAGTGTTTGATGGAATGACTAGGAGAAGTATTTATGTTTGGAACGCTATTTTACGCGCTTTGGTACTGGCGGGGTATGGGGTTGAGGCGTTGAGTATTTATAGGGAGATGAATAGGATTAGAGCGCCTTGTGATAGGTTTACTTATACGTATGCGCTTAAGGCTTGTGTGGTTTCGGAATCAGTTAGTTTGTTGTTGGAGAAAGGGAAGGAGATTCATGGGCGGATTTTGCGTGATGGGTATGAGACGCATGTTCATATTATGACGACTTTGCTTGATATGTATGCTAGGTATGGGGATGTAACGTATGCTAGCCGTGTGTTTTATGCAATGCAGGAGAAAAATGTTGTTTCTTGGAGTGCTATGATTGCTTGTTATGCTAAGAATGGGATGCCGTTTGAGGCTTTGAATCTTTTCCATGAGATGATTGATGGCGTTAGTGACTTCTCGCCTAATTCAGTGACTATGGTTAATGTGGTTCAAGCGTGTTCTGCACTTGCTGCACTGAACCTAGGCAAGATGTTGCACTGTTATATTCTGAGACATAATTTGAATTCAATATTGCCGGTTAGCAGCGCACTTGTGACAGCATATGCAAGATGTGGGAAACTCGATTTAGCTCAAAAGGTGTTTGATCAGATGGATAAAAGGGATGTCGTTTCCTGGAATTCATTGATTTCAAGCTATGGGATTCATGGTCTTGGACATCAAGCTGTTCAGGTTTTTGAGGAAATGATTAGTCAGGGTATTAAACCAACTCCTATATCTTTTGTAAGCGTATTAGGTGCTTGCAGCCATGCCGGGCTTATTGATGTTGGTAAAAGGTTGTTTGACTCTATGTCTAAACAACATGGGATTTCTCCTAGTGTCGAACACTATGCATGTATGGTGGATCTTCTAGGCCGAGCTAATAAATTGGATGAAGCAGCTAAAATCATATACGATATGCGAGATGAACCTGGGCCTGAGGTTTGGGGTTCTCTCCTTGGCTCGTGTAGGATACATTGTAATGTCGAGCTTGCAGAGAGAGCAAGTTCTCAACTTTTTGATCTGGAACCTACAAATGCCGGGAATTATGCTTTGTTGGCTTATATTTACTCAGAAGCGAAGATGTGGGACCAGGTGAAAAGAGTGAAGAAGCTTTTAGAAGCACGAGGACTTCAGAAAGTCTCCGGCCAAAGTTGGATTGAAGTCAGAAGAAAGATTTACGCTTTCATGTCAGTTGATGAGCTTAACCCTAAGATTGAGCAACTTCATGCTTTGTTGGTTGAGCTTTCCGGGGAAGTGAAGCAACTCGGCTATATCCCACAGACGAAAGTCGTTCTCTACGACCTTGAGGAGGAGGAAAAGGAGAGGATTCTCTTGGGACATAGCGAAAAACTTGCAGTTGCCTTTGGTCTCATAAATACGAAAAAGGGTGAGACTATTAGGATCACTAACAACTTGAGGTTATGTGAAGATTGTCATACAATGACCAAGTTCATCACCAAATTCGCCGGGAGAGATATTATGGTTCGCGATGTTAATCGCATACACCATTTTCATGATGGTGTTTGTTCTTGTAAAGATTACTGGTAG